ATTTGGTATCTGGTTCTGagatcctgtaaaaaacatCAGTGTGTCTCCTGTTTTCTTTTCGACTTCCACTCCGTTGGCCGTTCAGCTGCAGAGCTCTCTGCTGTCAAAGCCAACCTGACTGAGGAGAGAGACCGGCTGAATGTCAGCCTCATTGAAGCGCTGAACAAGCTGAGTAAGTGAACACAACACAATCAGTCTCTTTTACAGGAGCCACATAGGGAAAAATAATCTGTATTCTCAGTTCTGCAAAACAGATCTACCATTACCAGTATAGTTTTCTACACgtctttaatattatttttttctatactcTATACCTGTTTGAGGGAGCAGGggttcacattttttaaacagaaagcatggctttttcaacatttgtaaCATCTTATTGTCACGTTGTTGTCAGTGTGTTAAAATCTTCTTGCAAGactcaaatgtattttcaaacaGGATGTCtgaaaaaataatctgtattcTCAGTTCTGCAAAACGGATCTGGAATCAACAGTGTGCTGTCAAGTATGTGGAATCGAATCGACTCAGTCCACATTTTGACTGTTCAGAATTATGCTTTATTTGAATTAAGAGGATAGTTTTGTACCCGTCTTTATTATGATTCTTGTCTTGATATATCTTAAATACTAATCAGCCAGAATGCTGACATCCTATTTGAGAGAGCAGGGCTTTAGATTTAAGAAACTGCACGCATGACTTATCCAACACTTTATAGTCATGTTGTTATTTGTGTGTTAAAATCTCTTTCAAAgactcaattttttttatgcaggGTCTCATGAAATGCCCAGTGGTTTCACACATGAGGTAAgtgtgagaaacagagaggcacatttgtgttttctaaCTACATTTCCTGTTTATTAACAATTAGACTTGTGCATGTATAAATGGCAAACTGCTGGACAccaaatatgtatgtttttagcCTCCATACTTGCATATTTGGCACTGATTTTTAAAATTGCATTGTTTCCTGCAGAGACTGTGTCCTGCAGGGTGGACGAACTTCAGCTGTGCCTGTTATCTCCTCTCTGAAGAGTCTGGTTCCTGGGGAAAAGGAAGACAAGACTGCAGTTACAAAGGGGCAGATCTGGTGGTCATCAGCAGCACTGAAGAACAGGTAGAGCGtgctatatgtgtgtgtgtgtgtgtgtgtgtgtgtgtgtgtgtgtgtgtgtgtgtgtgtgtgtgtgtgtgtgtcactttcATACACAATTAAATGTTATTGACAGAGTTATTGCTCATAGGTCAAGATACTGTAGTTCAAtcaaacaaatgtcaaacagttttttgtgcTCTGGCTTATTCAAAAACTCAGCAGggcagaactttttttttttttaattaaaacctaAATTTAGACAAATCTGTGGTTCAATCTTGCTTTCTTAATCTCAGAAACCTTTAAAGGATTAGTTCTCACTACTAAAAATCTGGAAACCGTCATCCACGTCTTCTTAACTGGTCGattagattactgtaactcctccCTCTCCCGTATTCAATTTATCCAAAACTCTGCAGCTATGGGATTATCCATCAGATCTTTTATTGCCCTATGTCCTTGAATGCAACATAAAGCATAAAGAAAAGTCAGAATTTCTAGACTGTGGGATGATAAACCTGAGGAGATCAAGGCTGCAAACTCATCTTtcaagtaacttttttttagaaatgcttTTCTGATATTCTAATTGTgcataaagacattttagtttgtttaactttctatttttatgttttaactcTTGGCTTTAAATCTATTTAattatctttgtgttttaaatgtgttctgttttattgtaaagCATTTTTATAAACACTGCAAGCTAAATCTAAGGAACTCAAAGCTTTTTCTGCATGATGCACTATTGTCACTGGTAGCCGGCGTTAATAATTAACGTGGTCGTTCTCTTGGTTTAACCTTGGACGTGGATGATTAAGCTAcctgaacattttaatttgtattttcattgattttaatgcacaagaataaaatgctttagtcaagtctcaagtcaatGTATGTGAAACTCAAGAGTGACTTTGGTCCAAGTCACAAGCTCGAGTCCCCATCTTTGCCACAAACTTAAGATATCAAAATTGTTACAATTCATTCACTTTCTAGTTGTCGAGATATTTCAACAAAGGATGCAGCAACGAAAGTCTGAACCAAATgttaaagagaagagaaagaactttatataaatacaagtaGCATCCAGCACAAACATCcatttaataatttgaatttccactttaaacaaaagtcaacctcatggtggcgctagaggaaaaacaaaaacagaataagctgttttttggggttttttacCGTAACAAATACTActcattgtatttttatgaatcAATATTATTCAATTCACTACTGCTCTACATTCAACATCTTGAATACAACAAATTTACTTGTaacattaaaactaaatgttatttttgttgaacAGATGTTCCTCTCTAAGTTCCCCGTGGTGGAAACCTCCGCTTGGATTGGTTTGACTGACAGAGTCAAGGAGAATAGCTGGGTGTGGATTGATGGAGCTCCGCTGTCTCTAGAGtaagaaatgttaaatatgagcaacaatacaaacattactggaattgatttattttgagtcaGAAATAATCCAAAATTTGGAATCAGAACTACCAGAACACAGAACTTGTAATGACGAGGAAGACCTAATTTCCACTCACCACATAAACAGCATGTCTGAGGACAACTCTAGCACTTTGGTGAAATATCTTTTACCCAGTAATACCAACAGATGGTGCAATGCTCCTTTTAATTTCCAAACAGAAAGGTAGTTATCTTCATATATACAATAGGTCAATGAACGTAATGAAGTAGAAAAATACTGCATAAACAGCTATGTTGTAATGTTTTGCAGAAAATTCATAGAACTACAAAGTAGTTCCAAGACATCCCAGCATATCACAATAAAAGTGTTGGTAACATTTAAGACTCTGCTaaagaataataagaaaaagaaacaggaataAGTTGGGTGATCATTTAGCACATAGTTTAGATCTTTACATTTCCTGGTGAATAGACATTAACAATGTCATTATTGTATACTTGTTAGGTTCTGGCGGAAAACTCAGCCTGATAACGGCGGTAAATCGGGAAAGCTCGGGGAAGAGGACTGTGCCCATATCATAGCTGGAGAGCCCAGGAACTGGAATGATTTGTCTTGTAGCGCCAGTTTGAGATGGATCTGTGAGAAAAAGTTTTAGCATTGATGAGTTTTGAGATTAAACAATTGtgaattcattttttggggggattgcAGACTGGATTGCTCAATTTATTAATAGGGGAAATTATTTGTATCTTCATCCTCAAACCACATAAAGATgtcttgtttcttcttcatgaCACTTTGTGCTCAGCAGAGTCCATCAACTCTGGTGAAAGTTTCTGGTTTAATGTCTCTGCTCCTGCTTGTGAAAAGGGCATTGGGGTGATGTGTGAGCAGCCTGCTTGTCTCagagtgtatgacgtcacaggccgcttctccgtcAGCAGAGGGGTGTTCCCTCTGATGTCTCCATAaacaccatgacgtcacactcccggtattccctctgatgttgagtcagtgctgatagctcgtccatcttgttggggagagacctcacgtttcccatgatgatggaggggaggacgggtttgaaacgtctgccccagcacggcatcctcttcctcctcagctcacggggaacctcgggtctctcctccgacAGCAGCTGACCCCTGGTGTAAACAATGGGGGTCATGGCTGCGTGCTGAATCTCCGGACACGGTGgagaaaagtgcaaaaaaactgcaggtagaccacgaCGAACTTGGCGTGTCTTGCTGCCATAGTGCACTACAGTTAGTAaagttaaataagtaaaaaaaaaagtaacaaaaagtaacaaaaagtaacaaaaagtaacaaaggagcaggtgagcaggagctgctgtaaaatgCAGCCACTCGGGCGGCGCCGGAAACAAtatagtattataataatattaataacttaatttatatagcacctttaaaatagCAGCAAGGCAGATATCTTCATATATACAATAGGTCAATGAACGTAATGAAGTAGAAAAATACTGCATaaacagctgtgttttaatgttttgaagaaaattCTGGCTCCCTTtctataaacacaaatacaaagtaGTTCCAAGACATCCCAGCATATCACAATTAATTAAAGTGTTAGTATTACAAAGTTCAGAAAATGATACTTAATGAAGGTAATAttttttcagagtttttctGAATTAACAAGATAAGAATGGAGAAGAAAACGTCGCTCACCCCTTATCATACTCAGCTGAGGAGCTGGAGCTAAGGACAAtcaaatttaatgaaaaaataataatctacaaGATTaaggttttgaatatttttgcacatttttatttgtgcaaatgCTATTTTTTTAGGCTTGTTTTCATGGAGTGAAACATGTCCTGCCTGTTTCCTTTAATCCAGTTTTATTTGGGTTCAAATGATTTAATGTGTCTTTAAGTAGTAAGGTAGATATTGTTATGAATTTGTGCTCAGGACGTAAAAATGATCAATTGTGATCTGCTGTACATTGCGGTGTTTCTCCAGAATCAGTTGGACCGATATGTCATACTTCACGGATATAACGTGACAATCAGGTTTTTGCTTAAAAATCAGGCAGCCAGGACATGTTTGCTTCCATGAAATCAAGATCTCTAGTAAATCAGAAGTTCTCACAGGAATGTCAGGTTctttaattcagaaaaacagTTTCATGTGAATGCAATACAAATCAATAccaaagtgtcttaaaacaggatttatgctttatttattgattttaattgatttgGGCGGCAGCGGcacaagctgaaaacaaaaaactaccaTTTGATCATTAGACAACTGATATGTACATCTTATTAGCAGAGACAAAGCAACTTCAGCATCATTTATTGGAATTAAGCTTGTTCGGTGCAGGGCAGGAAGTGTACAGTCTGTGGGTTTGTGCCTGCAGCGGGCtgtaaaacaatgagctaaagcATGCgagaacattttaaagagtTGGGTGATTATTCAGCACATAGTTTAGATCTTTACATTTCCTGGTGAAAAGACATTAACAACGTCATTATTGTATACTTGTTAGGTTCTGGCAGAAAGCTCAGACTAATAACGGCGGTACATCGGGCAAGCTCGGTGAAGAGGACTGTGCCCATATCATTTTTGTATCTTCATCCTGAAACCACATAAAGAtggcttgttttttcttcatgacACTTTGTGCTCAGCAGAGTCCATCAACTCTGGTGAAAGTTCCTGGTTTAATGTCTCTGCTCCTACTTGTGAATCATCTTGCTCAGGAGAGCCCATCCTCTCTGGTGAAAGTTCCTGGTTTAATGTCTCTGCTCCTGCATGTGaatcatcttttattttcccCAAGTAGAAATCTGAGGCAGAAATTTGAAAGTTCAAAGCTTCCCTGCTTGTGAATCATCTTGCTCAAGAGCATTATTCTGGTGAAAGTTCGGTTTAATGCTCTGCCATCACCTGTATTGTGAACCGACTGCTCGTGTTTCCTGATAGCATCGAGGTAGGGCGCACAGATTGCCTCTGCTCTTGTTGTTGCTATCTTTTTCAGCTCCTCTTGCAAATGGCTGCTCACATGGTCTGCCAGAAGATCTTCATAAACCACTTTGTAGTAAGGAAGGCTCCACTGCTCACATTTGGAACGGAAGCACTCTGTCTTCCAAGTGAATTCAACAGAAATCCAAACAACAATGATACAACCTGTTACAAAAAAGCCATATTCctggaaaatagaaaaaggggTCAACTTtaacaaagatttattttacaattcGAGGAACACAAAGCACAAAATTATTGTGGTTTCAGTCAGAGGAATTGTTGAATGTGAAGTGTTGATACTTACAAGTGATGTTGATTTATAAGCGGCTTTAATGAGGTTATCTTCGTCGCTCAGCTGGTTTTTGCAAGGAATTCCCGTCTGAGAGGAGTTTCGACTTGTCATCAGGCAAAAGAACCAGTCTCCATCAATCAAAACAGTGACCGTCCATACCACTGTCAGGCTGAAATAGCTGATCGCTACCTTAACCAAATAGCTGTAGACGTTGGTTTGACAAAATATTTGCCATCTGGAATTAACCCTCGCGGAAAGACCGCGGAAAGACTCAATGATGGTGACAACCCAGGTGAGGATCAGTGGAGGGATCAACAGGTACAGAACAGTATTTGGATGGATATATGTAGCTGGTGTGCACGAGCAAACAAAATCCAATTCAAATAGGTACTGCAGGATGTAGACGAGAACTATCAGCAGGAGCGTACTCACAGCTGTAGTAATTAGTTGAAAGATTTTTGGAGGAAAATCATGACCGAAGTGAGTCATGCTTGCTGAAAAATAACCGGTTAAGTGTGAGATATTCACACTTCTTAGCCTGAGGAGTTCAAAGAGGTGATGCTCTCTCTTCAACCGACTGAGAAAAAGGTGAACCAGATGAACAAAGAGAAATTGTTTTGCTTCAAATATCATATAACATCCGGCATCACAGTGATAAACCACAATGTGCCAACCTGCGCTTCACCTTCATAATGATGGTAAAGTATGCTGCACAAGCTGGTTGCTAACTTTGTCGGTGCAGGGCAGGAAGTATAAAATCTGTGGTTTTATGCCTGCAGCGGGCAGAAACAATGAGCTTAAGCATGCTGAAACACTCTGAAGAGTTGGTTGATCATTCTCTGTGGCTAAATAAGTGAagtgagtgaagtttataaagaataaagactaataatggataatcttatcttatcttatcttggcCTGGTTCACTTCACCACAGCGGCCTATCTGCCCGCgctttgtaattgtttttgtctgttattgtgTCTATGTGTGGGTGTAGTTGGTTGAGCTCAACCACACAGAAAGAGCAATGCAAATGTGCGCTACAgcttgaaaataaatgacagcaaaacattaaaaagtacaaataaaaagcaCCAGTATTGTCAGGGCTTATCAATGATAAGATCTATAATAATTTAGCACCTGGGCCCGTTTAATACCGGGTTTCGTAAAACACATCACTTCCTTCAGATAACATTAAAAGCAGATGGCTCTCAACAGAGCCAGTGTCCGTTCTGgactgctgtagaaacatggttataataataataataataataataataataataataataataataataataataataataataataacttaaattaTACAGCACCTTTAAAATAGAATTTACAAATTACTTTGCCAGACAAAGCATCAAAAGCAAGGCAATAGAAAGATGGCTGATAAAAgagtacaatagatgaaacattgAAACGTATTGATATGATAAgaacaaaataagtaaataaactaagaaataacataaagaaataaaatattataaatgaaatagatatataaataaatataataaaatcattttgtcatataaaataataatatcaatattaaaaagaaagcagtaaagcgacgacatcacataaaagccagtcaGTAAAAgtgggttttaagaagtgatttagaagagattactgattctgttCGCCTTAGTGGTGCAAGATGGTGGACTCCAAGGAAGACGGAGTATCTActgtctttttacttttttcatttttattgtctaCCTGCccttgtttgaatgtgtgttttttttagtgaagcactttgagctacttctctttttttaaaagtgctcTATAATTTAagttattcatattattatattgagcATCACCTGTTTGAACTCCTAAGGGTAAGAAGTGTGACTATCTCACACTTCCTAGCCTTAGGAGTTCAAACAGGTGATGCTTTCTCGTCCACCGACTGAGAGAAAGGTGAACCAGATGaacaagagaaaatgttttgtttcaaatcTCATATAACATCTGGGATTCACAGTGATAAACCACAGTGTGCgaactttttatttcacttccaTAATGACCGTAAAATATGCTGCTTCAGCTGGTTGCTaattttgtctgtctgctgttcgGTGCAGGGCGGGAAGTATACAGTCTGCGGTTTATGCCTTCAGCAGACTCGAAACAATGAGCTTAAGCATGCTGAAACACTGAAGAGTCAGCTGATCATTCTCTGCGGctaaataacatttctgagtgaagtttataaagaataaagaacacAGACATTCGTCAGTATCAGTCATTGcttctgtcttctgtccacctgtctgctttgtctcagcTGGCAGAGAaattaacaaagaaaagcattcAGCCACAATGTGCTCTTGTAAGCATAGCGGTAGTGGCCGACTGAActaggtttcacttttgtttacatgtccGTTCTTGTTCCACA
The Anoplopoma fimbria isolate UVic2021 breed Golden Eagle Sablefish chromosome 16, Afim_UVic_2022, whole genome shotgun sequence genome window above contains:
- the LOC129105106 gene encoding C-type lectin domain family 17, member A-like isoform X2, producing MEEIYANVEYAQPVDSNPLTNQTAMEEIYVNTEYEKSQVSSRPSRTHTGPSSSEIRSHRAVVLSLGLLSVFLLAGLVVLGVHYFHSIGRSAAELSAVKANLTEERDRLNVSLIEALNKLTAELSAVKANLTEERDRLNVSLIEALNKLRSHEMPSGFTHERLCPAGWTNFSCACYLLSEESGSWGKGRQDCSYKGADLVVISSTEEQMFLSKFPVVETSAWIGLTDRVKENSWVWIDGAPLSLEFWRKTQPDNGGKSGKLGEEDCAHIIAGEPRNWNDLSCSASLRWICEKKF
- the LOC129105106 gene encoding C-type lectin domain family 17, member A-like isoform X1 — protein: MEEIYANVEYAQPVDSNPLTNQTAMKEIYVNAEYEKSQVSSKPSRTHTGPSSSEIRSHRAVVLSLGLLSVFLLAGLVGLGVHYFHSIGRSAAELSAVKANLTEERDRLNVSLIEALNKLTAELSAVKANLTEERDRLNVSLIEALNKLRSHEMPSGFTHERLCPAGWTNFSCACYLLSEESGSWGKGRQDCSYKGADLVVISSTEEQMFLSKFPVVETSAWIGLTDRVKENSWVWIDGAPLSLEFWRKTQPDNGGKSGKLGEEDCAHIIAGEPRNWNDLSCSASLRWICEKKF
- the LOC129105106 gene encoding C-type lectin domain family 17, member A-like isoform X5, which codes for MEEIYANVEYAQPVDSNPLTNQTGPSSSEIRSHRAVVLSLGLLSVFLLAGLVGLGVHYFHSIGRSAAELSAVKANLTEERDRLNVSLIEALNKLTAELSAVKANLTEERDRLNVSLIEALNKLRSHEMPSGFTHERLCPAGWTNFSCACYLLSEESGSWGKGRQDCSYKGADLVVISSTEEQMFLSKFPVVETSAWIGLTDRVKENSWVWIDGAPLSLEFWRKTQPDNGGKSGKLGEEDCAHIIAGEPRNWNDLSCSASLRWICEKKF